In Nitrospira sp., a single window of DNA contains:
- a CDS encoding ankyrin repeat domain-containing protein has product MFRLHHSTGVTCALLLLMFGLPSVSHARPDKPQPKPNASLIHSERSIHRALTDGTAAQALRLLDQGANIEARDSQGATPLITAAGKGNLALVTLFLSRHAEVEATDRAGNTALHQASFYGQVRCVEALLATGAQPSARNALAFTPLHQAVRRFWELSGESRAERLTRQADVIDALLRHGADPDLREAGGRTPITLATESSNGSLRHAFDRAPVRAIPAAEIPTRPQSPAATADSSEADPGIVASDPETDSHTVQSAPPAPARSAAPLPAVPSPKPSTDMAAQDDRQPGLSVIPIPSTAVTESSSGPIVAKSLPPAPEGASAATSPADTTLRPHTSPIPATPIETAPTRDHEATPAIASQPLVAESQPPADRVTPFPPQVSGMPPAKSFTPLEPVPLQTTPQPAPTPLIAAIDTQVETKPAASPPTNPQHRSIATIIESAEDIRKPRQPHQITPSIDSAHLRSAPLVASADSSPATASAPLVGATGPSTDHPPPSPPASTTDKKEDPPDRESERPWMLQRLGFGLGLGWTHNLGPRRVDSVTVVNRIVRIDNERNDLVRVMPEMHFWIDRWDEQRWSWGPFLTVAPGSRIIDAVGFGLMMGYRPHRQDQYSFNVGIGGTLDLDARVLGDGLIANEPLPPRETTARTKQTTAAGLLLLFSVGWDLAAPHHPAQTERP; this is encoded by the coding sequence GTGTTTCGCTTGCACCACAGCACCGGCGTTACCTGCGCCCTTCTGCTTCTCATGTTCGGACTCCCGTCCGTCAGTCACGCGCGTCCCGATAAGCCGCAACCCAAACCGAACGCATCGCTCATCCATTCCGAACGCTCGATCCACAGGGCTCTCACCGACGGGACCGCAGCCCAAGCCTTACGGCTGCTTGACCAGGGCGCGAATATCGAAGCCCGAGACAGTCAGGGTGCGACGCCGCTGATCACAGCGGCAGGCAAGGGCAATCTGGCGCTGGTCACTCTCTTCCTCAGCCGGCATGCGGAGGTTGAAGCAACGGATCGAGCCGGCAACACCGCGTTACATCAGGCGAGTTTTTATGGGCAGGTACGCTGCGTCGAGGCACTCCTGGCCACAGGGGCACAGCCCTCGGCGCGGAACGCCCTCGCATTTACCCCGCTCCATCAGGCCGTCAGGCGATTTTGGGAACTCTCCGGTGAATCCCGGGCGGAGCGGCTGACCCGTCAAGCCGATGTGATCGACGCACTCCTTCGCCACGGGGCCGATCCTGACCTCAGAGAGGCCGGCGGCAGAACTCCGATCACTCTGGCAACTGAAAGTAGCAATGGTTCACTCAGGCACGCATTTGACAGAGCACCCGTGCGGGCCATACCAGCCGCCGAGATACCGACGAGGCCCCAATCGCCCGCCGCGACGGCAGACAGTTCAGAGGCGGATCCCGGAATCGTGGCTTCGGATCCGGAGACAGACTCACACACCGTCCAAAGTGCCCCTCCTGCACCCGCTCGAAGCGCGGCCCCGCTTCCGGCCGTACCGTCGCCCAAACCTTCCACAGACATGGCAGCGCAGGACGACAGGCAACCGGGACTCTCAGTCATCCCCATCCCATCCACCGCAGTGACCGAATCTTCCAGCGGTCCCATTGTGGCAAAATCCCTCCCTCCCGCACCTGAGGGAGCTTCTGCGGCCACTTCGCCCGCTGATACCACTCTCAGGCCGCACACAAGCCCGATACCGGCGACGCCGATCGAGACCGCTCCCACAAGAGATCACGAAGCCACCCCGGCAATCGCTTCACAACCTCTGGTTGCTGAATCTCAACCACCCGCTGACAGGGTGACACCGTTCCCCCCGCAGGTATCCGGCATGCCGCCGGCCAAGTCGTTCACACCACTTGAACCGGTCCCCCTGCAAACTACGCCGCAGCCAGCGCCAACGCCGCTGATCGCCGCCATCGATACCCAGGTGGAGACCAAACCTGCGGCTTCACCGCCAACGAATCCCCAGCATCGGAGCATCGCAACCATAATCGAGTCCGCTGAGGACATTCGAAAGCCGCGGCAACCACACCAGATCACTCCCTCCATCGATTCGGCGCACCTCCGATCCGCTCCGCTTGTCGCTTCAGCCGACTCCTCCCCCGCGACAGCGAGTGCTCCGCTGGTAGGCGCGACAGGTCCCTCCACTGACCACCCACCGCCGTCGCCCCCGGCCTCCACCACCGACAAGAAGGAGGATCCACCGGACCGGGAATCTGAACGGCCCTGGATGCTTCAGCGTCTCGGCTTCGGGCTCGGCCTCGGATGGACACATAATCTTGGCCCGAGACGGGTGGATTCCGTCACAGTCGTCAACCGTATCGTCCGCATCGACAATGAACGCAACGATCTGGTGCGCGTCATGCCGGAAATGCACTTCTGGATCGACCGGTGGGACGAGCAACGTTGGAGTTGGGGACCGTTTCTCACGGTCGCGCCGGGGTCGCGGATCATCGACGCCGTGGGATTCGGCCTGATGATGGGATACCGGCCGCATCGACAAGATCAATACAGTTTCAACGTCGGAATCGGCGGCACGCTCGATCTCGATGCTCGAGTCCTGGGCGACGGACTCATCGCAAACGAACCGCTGCCGCCTCGGGAAACCACGGCCCGCACGAAGCAGACCACCGCCGCCGGGCTCCTCCTACTCTTTTCCGTCGGATGGGACCTCGCTGCGCCCCACCACCCGGCACAGACCGAACGACCATGA
- a CDS encoding NmrA/HSCARG family protein has product MGQKQVIAVVGATGMQGGGLVRAILADPNSGMTVRALTRDVNSDKARELARLGAEVVAADVHDGESLKRAFAGAAGAFCVTFFWAHFSPEKEFAEAEAMAKAAKSAGVPHVIWSTLEDTRRWVPLSDDRMPTLLGKYKVPHFDAKGEADQVFRQLGVPTTFLLTSFYWDNLIHFGMGPKKGPDGTLAFTLPMGEARLPGIAADDIGKCALGLLEKRDAYVGKTVGIAGEHLTGSQMAAALTKALGREVRYNAVPPEVYRTFGFPGADDLGNMFQFKRDFNAMFCGAREPAIARALNPGLQTFAQWLEANKGRIPLS; this is encoded by the coding sequence ATGGGACAGAAGCAGGTCATTGCGGTGGTCGGGGCGACGGGCATGCAGGGGGGCGGGTTGGTGCGGGCGATTCTGGCCGATCCAAACAGCGGCATGACGGTGCGCGCGTTGACCAGGGACGTGAATTCGGACAAGGCCAGGGAGCTGGCGCGACTTGGCGCCGAGGTGGTCGCGGCCGACGTGCACGATGGCGAGAGTTTGAAGCGTGCATTTGCGGGGGCTGCCGGGGCGTTTTGCGTGACCTTTTTCTGGGCGCATTTTTCTCCCGAAAAGGAATTTGCCGAAGCCGAGGCGATGGCCAAGGCTGCCAAGTCGGCGGGGGTTCCGCATGTGATTTGGTCGACCCTCGAAGACACGCGTCGATGGGTTCCGCTCTCGGACGACCGGATGCCCACACTATTGGGCAAGTACAAGGTGCCGCATTTCGACGCCAAGGGCGAAGCCGATCAGGTGTTCAGGCAACTCGGAGTGCCGACAACCTTCCTGCTGACGTCGTTCTATTGGGATAACCTCATTCATTTCGGCATGGGCCCGAAGAAGGGACCGGACGGGACACTGGCGTTCACGCTTCCCATGGGCGAGGCGCGATTACCCGGTATTGCGGCAGACGATATCGGGAAGTGCGCCTTGGGATTGCTGGAGAAGCGGGATGCCTATGTGGGAAAGACCGTCGGAATCGCGGGGGAGCATCTCACCGGATCACAAATGGCCGCGGCGTTGACGAAGGCGCTGGGTCGGGAGGTGCGCTATAACGCGGTGCCGCCGGAGGTCTACCGGACGTTCGGGTTCCCCGGAGCGGATGATCTGGGTAACATGTTTCAGTTCAAGCGTGACTTCAATGCGATGTTTTGCGGCGCGCGCGAGCCGGCGATCGCCCGGGCGCTGAATCCCGGGCTGCAGACCTTTGCGCAGTGGTTGGAGGCGAACAAGGGGCGAATTCCCCTGTCGTAG
- a CDS encoding sodium:solute symporter family protein — protein sequence MLLSFVILYLACSVGIGLYAATRVHNAKDFAVAGRCLPLPVVTATVFATWFGAETVLGISATFVKDGLRAVVADPFGSSLCLILAGLLFARRLYRLNLLTIGDFYRLRYNRTVEVLCTLCIVASYLGWVSAQIKALGLVFNVVTDGAMSQSVGMVLGAVIVLTYTTFGGMFSVAILDFVQITIIMGGMLYIGSVISGLAGGVERVVTHAAMAGKLDFFPPARMEAWIPFLGAWVTMMFGSIPQQDVFQRITSARDERTAVRGSVLGGTLYFFFAFVPMFLAYSATLVDPAQVAQLLERDSQLILPNLIVQHTPIVAQIIFFGALLSAIMSCSSATLLAPSVAFSENIVKGWVPTISDQGLLRVMRIVLVGFAATVLLFALNSEASIFKMVESAYKVTLVAAFVPLLAGLYWPRATTQGAVLAITVGLGTWGGSELTVTLDQVWPPQLLGLLAAAVGMVAGSLLPQWIEHPAGVSASGNRPSLSSPVE from the coding sequence ATGCTCCTATCCTTCGTGATTCTCTATCTTGCCTGCTCGGTCGGGATCGGGCTCTACGCGGCGACCCGCGTGCACAATGCCAAAGACTTCGCCGTCGCGGGGCGCTGTCTGCCGCTGCCGGTGGTGACTGCCACAGTGTTTGCGACCTGGTTCGGCGCCGAGACTGTGCTCGGCATCTCCGCCACCTTTGTCAAGGACGGCCTGCGAGCGGTGGTGGCCGATCCCTTCGGATCGAGCCTCTGTTTGATTCTCGCCGGATTATTGTTTGCCCGCCGCCTGTACCGATTGAATCTCCTCACGATCGGGGACTTTTACCGCCTACGGTACAATCGCACGGTTGAGGTCCTCTGTACCCTCTGCATCGTCGCTTCATACCTCGGTTGGGTTTCAGCCCAGATCAAGGCCCTCGGGCTGGTCTTCAACGTGGTCACGGACGGAGCGATGAGCCAGTCGGTGGGCATGGTGCTGGGAGCCGTCATCGTCCTGACATACACCACGTTCGGAGGCATGTTCTCGGTGGCGATTCTGGATTTTGTGCAGATCACCATCATCATGGGCGGCATGCTCTACATCGGCTCGGTCATCAGCGGATTAGCCGGCGGGGTGGAGCGGGTGGTGACGCATGCGGCCATGGCGGGGAAACTGGATTTTTTCCCGCCGGCGCGGATGGAGGCGTGGATTCCGTTTCTCGGCGCCTGGGTCACGATGATGTTCGGATCGATTCCGCAGCAGGATGTGTTTCAGCGCATCACATCGGCGCGGGACGAACGGACGGCAGTGCGGGGATCGGTGCTGGGGGGGACGCTGTATTTCTTCTTCGCGTTTGTGCCGATGTTCCTCGCCTATTCCGCTACGCTCGTCGATCCGGCGCAGGTGGCGCAGTTATTGGAACGGGATTCCCAACTCATCCTTCCCAACCTGATCGTGCAGCACACCCCGATCGTGGCGCAGATCATCTTTTTCGGCGCGCTGCTGTCCGCCATCATGAGCTGCTCGTCCGCCACGTTACTCGCGCCGTCGGTGGCGTTCAGTGAAAATATCGTGAAGGGGTGGGTGCCCACGATCAGCGATCAAGGGTTGTTGCGGGTGATGCGAATCGTCCTCGTCGGGTTTGCGGCCACGGTCCTGCTGTTTGCGCTCAATTCAGAGGCCAGTATTTTTAAGATGGTCGAGAGTGCGTACAAGGTCACGCTGGTGGCGGCCTTCGTGCCGCTGCTGGCCGGATTGTACTGGCCCAGGGCCACGACACAAGGGGCGGTGCTGGCGATCACTGTGGGGCTCGGAACCTGGGGTGGATCGGAGCTGACCGTCACGCTCGATCAGGTCTGGCCGCCGCAGCTCCTGGGCCTGCTGGCCGCCGCCGTGGGGATGGTGGCCGGGTCCTTGCTACCGCAATGGATCGAGCATCCGGCTGGAGTGAGCGCGTCCGGGAACCGGCCGTCCCTTTCCTCGCCCGTCGAGTGA
- a CDS encoding response regulator, translating to MDRPSHTDPAPDLHTLQVQVLYRNMPTGVVASAINAAVLAAVEWSVVPHTPLLLWIAGLWMVAAMRAILILSYRRAWPTSWSSADWHRWMLVTTSMAGFGWGSSVYFLTLDIPLPYELVQLFVLGGMTAGAVSVLSVSFPLFLWYAVPLTLPILGHLFLSGHEFHLIMGGMGVLFLLATIHSAWNFNRVLLSSMRLQLEKVALARSLTTRTEAVERLNQDITKEIHDRRVIEEQLRTAQTDLEQRITERTADLAQANARLQNEVLEHRRTEGARLSSEKRFNYLTDNLNQGVWFAQANPPQVLYVNPAFERIWGLPAARFYENPKLWRDFIHPDHRQVVSEVYDAEIANPTGRDLHLLYRIIRPDGQVRWIHDRMVIHHTATGEVDSLSGITEDITEARELEDQLRQAQKMEAVGRLAGGVAHDFNNVMTVILGYSAVLLQELSQNSSARYFVQEIQRAGERCAALTGQLLAFSRKQMLHPVSLDLHRVIRDLMALLKSLIGEHISIVLQLDPLPLWVKADAVQLEQVLLNLAVNARDAMPHGGTLTIDTRQVSREEVWGTDHDTRTARTYVRLRVHDTGTGIDPATKAKIFEPFFTTKPPGRGTGLGLSTVYGIVHQSGGTITVESAVGQGTTMTVFLPEVVPPYTALPPVQSEPAHTSGTEIILLVEDEPAVRLLTQHILRTHGYTVHEAEDGFQALDLIRRNALHIDLLLTDLVMPGMNGKELAMRLRSHFAEMKVLYMSGYSDNPPVTGDETQGHTTFLQKPFSPEDLIRMVREILHSVSPA from the coding sequence ATGGATCGCCCATCCCACACCGATCCGGCTCCGGATCTGCATACCCTGCAAGTTCAGGTGTTGTACCGCAACATGCCGACCGGCGTGGTGGCGAGCGCCATCAATGCCGCCGTTCTCGCGGCGGTGGAATGGTCCGTCGTTCCGCATACGCCCCTGCTGCTCTGGATCGCCGGCCTGTGGATGGTCGCCGCCATGCGGGCAATCCTGATCCTGAGTTATCGGCGAGCGTGGCCGACCTCCTGGAGCAGCGCAGACTGGCACCGCTGGATGCTGGTGACGACCAGCATGGCAGGGTTCGGATGGGGCAGCAGCGTGTATTTTCTCACGCTGGATATTCCCCTCCCCTATGAATTGGTCCAACTGTTCGTGCTCGGCGGCATGACGGCCGGCGCGGTGTCCGTCCTCTCTGTCTCCTTTCCCTTGTTTTTGTGGTACGCGGTTCCGTTGACACTTCCAATCCTCGGACACCTCTTTCTCAGCGGACACGAGTTCCATCTGATCATGGGAGGCATGGGCGTCCTGTTTCTCCTGGCCACCATCCACTCGGCCTGGAACTTCAACCGCGTGCTGCTCTCCTCGATGCGCCTGCAACTGGAGAAGGTGGCCCTGGCACGGTCGTTGACGACCCGCACGGAAGCGGTCGAACGACTGAATCAGGACATCACCAAAGAGATCCACGATCGCCGCGTCATCGAGGAGCAACTGCGCACCGCGCAAACCGATCTGGAACAGCGCATCACCGAACGCACGGCCGACCTGGCCCAGGCCAACGCGCGGCTGCAGAATGAAGTCCTGGAACACAGGCGGACGGAAGGCGCGCGGCTCTCGAGCGAAAAGCGATTCAACTATCTCACCGACAATCTCAACCAGGGCGTGTGGTTTGCGCAGGCGAATCCGCCGCAGGTCCTGTACGTCAATCCGGCCTTCGAGCGGATCTGGGGCTTGCCTGCCGCGCGATTCTATGAAAATCCAAAGCTCTGGCGGGATTTTATCCACCCGGACCATCGACAGGTCGTCAGCGAGGTCTACGATGCGGAGATTGCGAATCCGACCGGACGCGACCTGCACCTGCTGTATCGGATCATACGGCCCGACGGGCAGGTCCGATGGATTCACGACCGGATGGTCATCCACCATACCGCGACGGGTGAAGTCGATAGTCTGAGCGGGATCACTGAAGACATTACGGAGGCCCGCGAACTGGAAGACCAGTTGCGGCAGGCCCAAAAAATGGAGGCCGTCGGGCGATTGGCGGGAGGCGTGGCGCACGACTTCAACAATGTGATGACCGTCATCCTCGGCTATAGCGCGGTCCTGCTCCAGGAACTGAGCCAGAATTCTTCAGCCCGCTACTTCGTGCAGGAAATTCAACGCGCGGGGGAACGTTGCGCGGCGCTGACCGGCCAGTTACTGGCCTTCAGCAGGAAGCAAATGCTCCACCCGGTCTCGTTGGACCTTCACCGGGTGATTCGTGACCTCATGGCGCTGCTGAAGAGCCTGATCGGTGAACACATCTCGATCGTTCTGCAACTCGACCCTCTTCCGCTCTGGGTCAAAGCCGACGCCGTCCAACTCGAACAGGTCCTGCTCAACCTGGCCGTCAATGCCCGCGATGCCATGCCGCATGGAGGCACCCTGACCATCGATACCCGCCAGGTTTCCCGGGAAGAGGTCTGGGGGACGGATCATGACACGCGCACCGCCCGCACCTATGTGCGTCTGCGGGTGCACGATACGGGGACCGGCATCGACCCGGCCACGAAGGCCAAGATCTTCGAGCCATTTTTCACGACCAAACCGCCGGGTCGCGGAACCGGTCTCGGCCTCTCGACGGTGTATGGCATCGTGCACCAAAGCGGCGGGACCATTACGGTCGAAAGCGCGGTGGGTCAGGGTACCACCATGACCGTGTTTCTGCCGGAAGTCGTCCCCCCGTACACGGCCCTCCCGCCGGTTCAATCGGAGCCGGCCCACACCTCGGGGACAGAAATCATCCTGCTGGTGGAAGACGAGCCGGCGGTCCGCCTACTGACGCAGCATATTCTGCGCACACATGGCTACACCGTGCACGAAGCGGAGGACGGTTTCCAGGCACTGGATCTGATCCGACGAAACGCGCTCCACATCGACCTGCTGCTGACGGATCTCGTGATGCCCGGCATGAACGGCAAAGAGTTGGCCATGCGCCTCCGCAGTCACTTCGCGGAGATGAAAGTGCTCTACATGTCAGGATACAGCGATAACCCGCCCGTCACAGGAGATGAAACCCAGGGCCACACGACCTTTCTGCAAAAGCCCTTCTCGCCCGAAGACTTGATCCGCATGGTGCGCGAGATCCTTCACTCAGTCTCGCCCGCCTAG
- a CDS encoding outer membrane protein transport protein: MTSTPSTARAGSFRIYDHSASATGQASAFTAQADDASAGYYNPAGMTQLRGVQFSAGTTLIAGGFSFQNGAGTQANGDLRGSVAVPPPSNIYMTANLKDLGIGSSDRTAIGLAVFSPFGTLTRWPDSSPFSTATTKAAFELIDIRPSIAFRPLPDLAIGLGADIYTFSGAFGEGQVERQFRWPGGLGIPAGTGMELNGRDTAAGFNASLLYTPLRNGDGRPLVNIGLIYRSQATLHLDGQLLAGGTRVADARTTFVVPQVLTGGIALWPVRDNEREWKLELDVDYTGWKSVRNLDTTLSNGLAIATPANWTSGYTVMVGTEYKWLNPAPLPDWDVALRAGYWHSQKAIPDQTFNPAIPDGDNHAVSTGFGFMCRGHGKFFGVIPCGGSDKTLSPKGLGIDLAYQAILYEGRTVAGNVNPTVNGTYRTTLHVGSINLRVNF; the protein is encoded by the coding sequence ATCACCTCCACCCCATCGACAGCCCGGGCGGGAAGTTTTCGCATCTACGATCACAGTGCCTCGGCAACCGGCCAGGCGTCGGCATTCACGGCGCAAGCCGACGATGCTTCCGCCGGGTACTATAATCCGGCCGGCATGACACAACTCCGCGGGGTTCAGTTCTCAGCCGGCACCACTCTCATCGCCGGTGGATTCTCGTTTCAGAACGGCGCGGGCACCCAGGCGAACGGCGATCTTCGCGGGAGTGTGGCGGTTCCACCTCCGTCGAACATCTACATGACGGCCAATCTCAAGGACCTCGGCATCGGCTCCTCCGACCGCACCGCCATCGGCCTGGCCGTCTTCAGCCCGTTCGGCACCTTGACGCGCTGGCCGGACAGCAGTCCGTTCTCCACGGCGACCACGAAAGCCGCGTTCGAGCTGATCGACATTCGCCCTTCCATCGCCTTCCGGCCATTGCCGGATCTGGCGATCGGGTTGGGAGCGGACATCTATACGTTTTCCGGAGCCTTCGGAGAAGGACAGGTTGAGCGACAATTTCGCTGGCCCGGCGGGCTCGGCATCCCGGCCGGCACCGGCATGGAATTGAACGGGCGCGACACGGCCGCGGGCTTCAATGCCAGCCTGCTCTATACGCCGCTGCGTAACGGGGACGGACGTCCGCTCGTCAACATCGGCCTCATCTACCGCAGCCAGGCGACGCTGCATCTCGACGGGCAATTGCTCGCCGGCGGCACGCGTGTGGCAGACGCCCGCACGACGTTTGTGGTCCCGCAGGTTCTCACCGGCGGCATCGCACTCTGGCCCGTCCGGGATAACGAGCGGGAGTGGAAACTGGAATTGGACGTGGATTACACCGGCTGGAAATCGGTCCGCAATCTGGATACGACCCTGTCGAACGGGCTCGCCATCGCCACCCCGGCCAACTGGACCAGCGGCTACACCGTCATGGTCGGCACGGAATACAAGTGGCTGAACCCCGCACCGCTGCCCGATTGGGATGTCGCCTTACGCGCCGGCTATTGGCATTCTCAGAAGGCGATTCCCGATCAGACCTTCAACCCTGCCATTCCCGACGGCGACAATCATGCCGTCTCCACCGGCTTCGGATTCATGTGCCGGGGGCACGGCAAATTCTTCGGGGTCATCCCCTGCGGAGGATCCGACAAGACCCTCAGCCCCAAAGGCCTCGGAATCGATCTGGCCTACCAGGCCATTCTGTACGAGGGCAGAACCGTCGCGGGGAACGTCAATCCCACCGTCAACGGAACGTATCGCACGACCTTGCATGTCGGCTCCATCAATCTCCGTGTGAATTTTTGA